In the genome of Globicephala melas chromosome 3, mGloMel1.2, whole genome shotgun sequence, one region contains:
- the PSD2 gene encoding PH and SEC7 domain-containing protein 2 isoform X4, translated as MDEDKLLSALPGEDGATCDPSLEPEEEPGVQNGMASSEDLNSGRTSPGHEMRGTLVVHTEGHTKGLDMALHGLSLGLSLTNGLALGPDSNILEDSTESRPWRAGGLAEGDDASRSLCPDTEDPPLGPGEPDVRDGFSATFEKIVESELLRSTQYSSLDSLDVLSLTDESDSCVSFEAPLTPLIQQRARDSPEPGAGLGPGDMGSEGNMGAAGGDGELGSPLRRSISGSRSENVLSRLSLTAVPNGFHEEGPPGPGGDEEDEEEDMDKLLNSASDPSLKDGLSDSDSELSSSEGLEPGSADPLANGGQGVSEAARRLARRLYHLEGFQRCDVARQLGKNNEFSRLVAGEYLSFFDFSGLTLDRALRTFLKAFPLMGETQERERVLTHFSRRYCQCNPDDSTSEDGIHTLTCALMLLNTDLHGHVVRG; from the exons ATGGATGAGGATAAGCTTCTATCTGCACTGCCTGGGGAAGATGGTGCCACCTGTGACCCCAGCCTGGAGCCTGAGGAGGAGCCTGGGGTCCAGAATGGAATGGCATCCAGTGAGGACCTGAACAGTGGCCGCACCAGCCCAGGGCATGAGATGAGGGGCACCCTGGTGGTGCACACTGAGGGGCATACCAAGGGCCTGGACATGGCCCTGCACGGCCTCAGCCTTGGCCTCTCCCTCACCAATGGCCTAGCCCTGGGGCCAGACTCAAACATTCTGGAAGACTCTACAGAGTCCAGGCCCTGGAGGGCTGGTGGGCTGGCGGAGGGGGACGATGCCTCCAGGAGCCTCTGTCCAGACACTGAGGATCCTCCACTGGG GCCAGGAGAACCAGATGTGCGGGACGGCTTCAGCGCCACATTTGAGAAGATTGTGGAGTCAGAGCTGCTGCGGAGCACACAGTACAGCAGCCTGGACTCCCTCGATGTGCTGAGCCTCACGGATGAGAGCGACAGCTGTGTCAGCTTCGAGGCCCCCCTCACGCCCCTCATCCAGCAGCGGGCCCGGGATAGCCCTGAGCCAGGGGCTGGCTTGGGCCCTGGGGACATGGGGTCCGAGGGGAACATGGGGGCAGCTGGCGGTGATGGGGAGCTGGGCAGCCCCCTGCGGCGCTCCATCTCCGGCAGCCGCTCCGAGAATGTCCTGAGCCGCCTGTCTCTCACGGCCGTGCCCAATGGCTTCCATGAAGAGGGACCCCCGGGCCCAGGCGGGGATGAGGAAGACGAGGAGGAAGACATGGACAAGTTGCTGAACTCGGCCAG CGACCCCAGCCTGAAGGACGGCCTGTCGGACTCAGACTCAGAGCTGAGCAGCTCGGAGGGGCTGGAGCCTGGCAGCGCAGACCCACTGGCCAACGGGGGCCAGGGCGTGAGTGAAGCTGCCCGTCGGCTGGCACGCCGCCTCTACCACCTGGAGGGCTTCCAGCGTTGCGATGTTGCCCGGCAGCTGGGCAAGAA CAACGAGTTCAGCAGGCTGGTGGCCGGGGAGTACCTCAGCTTCTTTGACTTCTCGGGCCTGACTCTGGACCGAGCACTCAG AACCTTCCTGAAGGCCTTTCCGCTGATGGGGGAGACACAGGAGCGTGAGCGGGTCCTTACGCACTTCTCCCGCCGGTACTGCCAGTGCAACCCTGACGACAGCACTTCGGAAG